The window TGTGCGCGCAGAACGTGGATATCGATGCAGCAGGGATCGTTTCTGCCCATGTGCTGCCCAGGTTCGAGGCACTGGAGAGCACGACCCTCGCGCTTGAAAATACTGCCAAAGAAAACTGCGCTGCCGGATCGCCTGAACTTAAACGAGCATATCACTCCGCATTCGACGCGTGGATTTCAGCAAGCCATCTGCGCTTCGGGCCAACCGAAGTGCAGGACAGAGCATTCGCTTTAGCATTCTGGCCCGACACCCGAGGTGCTACCCCTCGAAGCCTCCGTAACTTGATCACCGACAAAGATGCAGTTGTCGACGACGCGGGCGGATTTCGCGAAGTATCTGTCGCAGCACGAGGATTCTACGCACTCGAATTTCTGCTTTTCGAACCGGAGTTCGCCAATTCCTCGAATGCTGGCTATCGCTGTCACCTGCTCCGTGCGATTGTTGTGGACATTCATACTAATGCCGCCGCGATCCTCTCGGACTGGCAAGAGTATTCTCAGAACCTGGACGACGAGATAACACAGAAACTTTTCAAATCACTGACGAGCGGGCTTCAATTCGCGATCGATGTGCGTCTGGCACGGCCACTGGGCACGTTCGAGCGTCCAAGACCCGCGCGTGCGGATGCACATCGGTCAGGACGGTCCCTGCACCACATCGAGTTGATCACAGTGTCGCTGCGAGATCTCGCGGTGCGCCTCGCTGAAGGAGACAGTGCGCTACAGGAAAAACTCGATCGTGCCTATCAGAGGACCCTCACACTGGCAGGCCGGGTCGAAGATCCGGTTTTTGCCGACATCGGAAACCCGCAAGAGCGTCTGGCGGTGGAATCCCTGCAGCAGGCCATGCGAAGATTGAGCGAACTGGCACTGGTTGAAATCGGCCCGAAGTTGGGTGTCGTCGCCGGTTTCAATTCTATGGATGGTGACTGAAGTCATGGCGACGCGTCGGACTTTTCTCAAAGGACTTGCCGCTGCGGGGCTAACGCCCCATGCAACCTGGGCGGCTGCCGGCGGACCGGCTTTTTTGACGGCAGGGATGGAAACAGGCGGCAGCTACGTTCTCTGCGGGCTCGACATAAACGGCGAAATCATTTTCAGGCTTCCCCTGCCCGACCGCGGGCATGCCGCTGCGGCCCATCCGCGTAGGCCGGAAGCTGTAGCATTCGCCCGCCGCCCTGGCACCTTCGCAATGGTTTTGGACTGCGGCAACGGCGTTGTGAAAGCGATGCTGGAAGCTCCTTCCGGGCGCCATTTCTACGGTCACGGCGAATTCTCGAAGGATGGAGAGACCCTCTATACGACAGAAAATGGCTTCCAGACCGGTGTTGGATACATTGGCGTCTGGGACGCGCGAGACTACCGGCGTATCGGAGAATTTTCGAGCGGAGGGATCGGTCCACACGATATAAAACGCTTACCCGGGTCAGACATGCTCGTTGTCGCAAATGGCGGCATCGATACTCACCCGGACAGCGGGCGTACCAAACTAAACCTCCCGACCATGAAACCGAACCTGTCCTACGTTTCCGACGGCCAAATACGTGACCAAGTCGAACTTTTGTCTGACTGGCACAAGAATTCCATCCGTCACTTGGCCGTTGCCGAAGACGGAATGGTAGCGTTTGGCATGCAGTGGGAAGGTGAAGGTCTCTCCCCCCCGCTGATCGGATTGCACCAAATCGGATCAGAGCCTCGCTTTCTCTGTGCGGCCGACGAAATACATGAGGAGATGCAGGGATATGTAGGCAGTATTGCACTGTCGAAGAGCGGTGACGCGGTTGCCGCAACGTCACCCAGAGGCGGCGTTGTTCAGATATTCGCAACCAGAACTGGCAATTTGGTAGACAATCTCCGGGAGAAAGATGTTGGTGGTATTGCAACTCTAGAGGAATCGTTTGCCATCACAAGCGGCAACGGCATCTTCAGAAGCTCGAATGAAGACCACAAGACCAATATTTCTCAAGGAGTTGCATGGGATAATCACCTGATTTCCGTTTGAAACGCCGGGGCGTTTGTGGACAAGTCCGGCGACTTGTCATTCCAACAGTACGCTTGGACAAGCAGACTAATCCTTCTGGTTCGGCCTGCGATAACCAATCGTTTTTTCTCTACCCGCATAACGTGTTCCAAGGATTGCATTTACATCAGATTCGTTTATGAGTTTAAACGTATTTTGTAATTAGCATCTGAGTCGCAATGCCCCAGCCAAACATCGTTGAATGGCCGGTTGTAAGTACGTCAGCGTTTCGAGCAGCAGTCGAGCTGGTCGAAAATTCGCCGAAGGTACTGGCCTCCTCCCCAACCCAGAATTCTGAGTCTGCAGTTCTGCAGTCGCGGTTTCTACATGAAATTTTTACAGCTTCGAAGTTGAGTGCGGCTGGCAGCATTCTGCTTGTCAAAGATGCGAGATCCCGCAGCATCTATTATGAACCTGCGAGGATTGCACTACTTGGCGACGGCAACCTGAATGCGGGCTTGGCCATGAGTTCATTGCGCGTGCTCCCGAATTCGGTCGGCGGAACAACGGACTGTGTACAAACCGCCATTCGTTTCTCCGACAGGCGCCTGGCCGCCCTGTGGACACTTGCTCGTCGTGTTAATCTTACTGAACTCCCACGAGTTCTGAACCTGATCGTCGGCAATGAGATGGTACGACTCAATGCCGCTCGCGGCAGAGCGTCAAACGAAAATAACGAAATAGATATCCTGGGTGCAGCAGCGCTTGTGATGGAGGGCGTTGAAACGGGCGTCGATTTCCGGATCGTAAGCAAACCGGCTGAAGATATTCCAACCTCTGACAACGCATTTGACGCATTGGCATTGCTGGATTCCGGCCAAAGCATCGAAATCACGCCTGCCACTGGGAGCGTGCAGGCTATGAGTTTCGACTCAGACCTGTGGCCGTCAACGCTCCAGAGCGGTATCGGTTTTGAGCAAGTCGAAAACGCAATGTTTTTGGCGGCAGCTGTTCGTGATGCTGTCGCCGATGACGTTTTGGCTGGTGCCGTGCAGATTCAAGTTCTGAGCGCTGAGCGGAAACGAGTGCTGGAAGCCAATCGGGATGAGAACGGAGTTTGCCAAATTCAGGTTCTTGATCCGGTAGCGGTCTAACAGGTGTGTTGTAGTCTGTTGGGAAAAGCCCTCAATTGGGGGAAGAGTAGTGAAATAGTAGCGGCAGGGCATTTTCCTGCTTCGGGAAGTTACAGGTCTCGGGAAGTAGAGTAATGAGTTATGACAAGAATGGCGGAAGCCATATCCTCTCGCCTTTGAAAGAAAAAAAATCTGTCCTGCGAGATGTGCTCGAAGGTTTGGCCTTAGTTGACGACGAGCGTCTCAGCCGAAAATCGGCCGAACTGCGCGACAGGCTCGACAATTATTCTGCGAAGGTGACTCTGGTTGGGCAGGTAAAGGCGGGCAAGACGCTTCTTGCAAATACCATGATCGGAGCCCCGGGTCTCCTTCCGTCGGATGTCAATCCTTGGACTTCCGTTGTAACCACGGTCCACATGAACGAAACCTTGCGCCACGATCAGCGCGCCGTTTTCAAGTTTTTCGACAAGGAGGACTGGAAGGAGCTTCGTGAAGGTGGCGGAAGACTCGGCGAAATGGCACGGCGCACGAATTCCGGCGAGGAAATGGAAGAACTCGCCGTCCAATTGGCCACGATGGAAGAAAAGACACGCCGACGGCTGGGGGCGAATTTCGAACTTCTGCTTGGAGGCCGACACAACTTCTCCAGCTTCGATTCGAGTCTGATAGAGCGCTATGTTTGTGTGGGCGAAGAAGATGACGAAGGTGCGCCAACGCAACCAGGCCGGTTTGCTGACATGACCAAGTCTGCCGACCTCTACCTCGAAACCAGTCTCTACGAAGTGCCACTCTCAATTTGTGATACGCCAGGTGTCAACGACCCGTTCCTTGTGCGTGAACAGGTTACGCTCAACAGCTTGGGGGACACCGATATCTGCGTCGTCGTCCTGAGTGCGCACCAGGCACTGACGACCATGGACATCGCCCTGCTGCGGGTTCTCGTTTCGCTGAAGAACGAGCAGATCATCCTCTTCGTCAACCGCATAGACGAGTTGCCAGATCCGAAGAGCGCCGAAGCCGAAATCGAGAAGCATATCCGCGATACTTTGAAGCGTGCGTCGATGCTCGGGGATATCCCGATCATATTCGGCAGTGCCTTGTGGGCCGAAGCTGCTCTGAACGATTCCCTGCAGGACATACCAGAGGAAAGCGCAGCACCTCTGTTGAAAGATTTAAACGAAATTGAAGGCGATGTTCGGGATCTGGCCTTTCGGCGATCCGGATTACCCGAACTGCAGGCCGCCATTGCCGAGCGCATCGAAAACGGCTCTTTCCAGACAATGATGGATGATGTGGTGGCGCAGACGCTGAACTCGGCCCGGCAAGCGCGTATGACGTTTGCGCGCGGCATGTCAGATGGTGCAGGACAGTTGCAAGAAATCGTCGACCCGCATCTTGTCGTCGATCACGTGGACAATCTGGTCCGCAACCTTACTGCCAAGATGGCCGATGTTTTGGACGCCGAAATGCACACATTCACGACCAGTGTCGAGAAGGTCGTCAGCGGGTTCCGTATGAAGGAAACCAGAGCGCTTGCCGCTTCCTTAAACGCAAAGGATGCCGGAGCCATTTGGGCTTCGGATACGGCCCCGTTGCGGCGGGATCTGAAGGACACCTTCGTCGAGTTCAGTGAGCGCGTGCGCCGCAATTTGCACATTGAATACGCGACAGTGGCCAAGGGAGTCGAAGACGCCTATCGCCTGACAACAACCGACGACCAAGTCAGCGTTGATGCTCCCCAGGTACCTTTGGCACCTGTCCCGACTATTGTGTCACGGAAACTGGCCATGGACATGGGGGGCTCATGGTGGTCCCGCTGGCTCGGCGGTGCTCGCAAGGCAGACACAAGAGTTCGCGAATTTGCAGAAATTCTCGACCGGGAGGTCGAGCCTGTGGTCGCGGAGCTTTGCGACAATCAGGCTGAAACGTATCTCATGGCAGGCCGTGCCAAGATCGCCGAGTTCGTTGCACAACACTGCGAAACACTCGAACGCCTGTCCAAGATGGGGCACGAAAGTGCTGACAATGCATCAGAGGCAAGGGAAGCATCGGTCAAGGCGATGAAACTAGCACTGAAGAGGTTGGAAAGCGCGATTCCCAGACTCGAAACGCTTGTTGTTCGTGAGGCTCCAGACTTGCGTCTGGTCGAGAATATGTGATGGACGATATGACCCACGAGCACTTTCGAGAAGTCCCGGCGGATCATTATGCCCGGCTGAAGAGTTGGTCCGAACGCAAACCACGTTTTGCGCTTATGGGCGAATTCAGCGCCGGAAAATCCACTCTGCTCAACTTTCTCGTCGGTCGCGATGTCGTACCGACGAAGACGACTGCCACCCATATCCCGGCAGTTTGGCTCATCCACGGGCACGGCGAAGTCGGTCATGCAATTGGGTACGATGGCTCCGTCAGCGAGGTGCAGGCTCCGGACCTTCTCTCCGAAAGCCTCGCTTCCTCAGCCCTCATCCGAATGCTGATGCCTTCGGACGCGCTGAGGGCATTTGATATCATCGACACTCCCGGTATTTCCGATCCGACGATGTCCACCAACATGCTGCCTATGGTTTCGAAGTTCTGTAACTTCGTACTGTGGTGCACACACGCCACGCAGGCATGGCGGCAGTCCGAAGCCGCTGCATGGAAATCAATGCCAAAGAGAATGCGTGAGAACAGCATCCTGGTGGTAACACGAGCCGATAAGCTCAAATCCGAAAGCGAGCGGAAAAAGGTAGAAAAGCGACTGCGGCGGGAAACGGAGGGCCTGTTCCGGGAAATCGTTTTCATCGCCACGCCGAAAGCCAGTGCCGCAAAGGGGAAGCCTGGCGAAGTTTCTGCCTGGCACTCCAGTGGCGGAGAAAGTTTCGAAGCGGCATTGGCCCGGTCGGTTACTTACGTAAGCGAGAGTCGTGCAGCCCAATTGGCACGCTACCTGCCGGCCGAGCCAAAGCAAGTTTCAGCGCCCGTTTCTGCTGTTGATCCAGATAGAAAGCCGTTGACTGAAGCGCCTGCGGCACAGCTGGAGACTGACCGGCGCGCCATCTCAA of the Algicella marina genome contains:
- a CDS encoding DUF1513 domain-containing protein yields the protein MATRRTFLKGLAAAGLTPHATWAAAGGPAFLTAGMETGGSYVLCGLDINGEIIFRLPLPDRGHAAAAHPRRPEAVAFARRPGTFAMVLDCGNGVVKAMLEAPSGRHFYGHGEFSKDGETLYTTENGFQTGVGYIGVWDARDYRRIGEFSSGGIGPHDIKRLPGSDMLVVANGGIDTHPDSGRTKLNLPTMKPNLSYVSDGQIRDQVELLSDWHKNSIRHLAVAEDGMVAFGMQWEGEGLSPPLIGLHQIGSEPRFLCAADEIHEEMQGYVGSIALSKSGDAVAATSPRGGVVQIFATRTGNLVDNLREKDVGGIATLEESFAITSGNGIFRSSNEDHKTNISQGVAWDNHLISV
- a CDS encoding imelysin family protein; translated protein: MMKKLCAALVLFTAASPLCAQNVDIDAAGIVSAHVLPRFEALESTTLALENTAKENCAAGSPELKRAYHSAFDAWISASHLRFGPTEVQDRAFALAFWPDTRGATPRSLRNLITDKDAVVDDAGGFREVSVAARGFYALEFLLFEPEFANSSNAGYRCHLLRAIVVDIHTNAAAILSDWQEYSQNLDDEITQKLFKSLTSGLQFAIDVRLARPLGTFERPRPARADAHRSGRSLHHIELITVSLRDLAVRLAEGDSALQEKLDRAYQRTLTLAGRVEDPVFADIGNPQERLAVESLQQAMRRLSELALVEIGPKLGVVAGFNSMDGD
- a CDS encoding dynamin family protein produces the protein MDDMTHEHFREVPADHYARLKSWSERKPRFALMGEFSAGKSTLLNFLVGRDVVPTKTTATHIPAVWLIHGHGEVGHAIGYDGSVSEVQAPDLLSESLASSALIRMLMPSDALRAFDIIDTPGISDPTMSTNMLPMVSKFCNFVLWCTHATQAWRQSEAAAWKSMPKRMRENSILVVTRADKLKSESERKKVEKRLRRETEGLFREIVFIATPKASAAKGKPGEVSAWHSSGGESFEAALARSVTYVSESRAAQLARYLPAEPKQVSAPVSAVDPDRKPLTEAPAAQLETDRRAISRMWQDAEQEAGKIITFEHLNALIRLFLAKLEAEKVSGSSEVSKMLKSAETAEEFGFDLRRTVRQLREEFEEPSQDPWFDLNPLKPTSRR
- a CDS encoding dynamin family protein, whose amino-acid sequence is MSYDKNGGSHILSPLKEKKSVLRDVLEGLALVDDERLSRKSAELRDRLDNYSAKVTLVGQVKAGKTLLANTMIGAPGLLPSDVNPWTSVVTTVHMNETLRHDQRAVFKFFDKEDWKELREGGGRLGEMARRTNSGEEMEELAVQLATMEEKTRRRLGANFELLLGGRHNFSSFDSSLIERYVCVGEEDDEGAPTQPGRFADMTKSADLYLETSLYEVPLSICDTPGVNDPFLVREQVTLNSLGDTDICVVVLSAHQALTTMDIALLRVLVSLKNEQIILFVNRIDELPDPKSAEAEIEKHIRDTLKRASMLGDIPIIFGSALWAEAALNDSLQDIPEESAAPLLKDLNEIEGDVRDLAFRRSGLPELQAAIAERIENGSFQTMMDDVVAQTLNSARQARMTFARGMSDGAGQLQEIVDPHLVVDHVDNLVRNLTAKMADVLDAEMHTFTTSVEKVVSGFRMKETRALAASLNAKDAGAIWASDTAPLRRDLKDTFVEFSERVRRNLHIEYATVAKGVEDAYRLTTTDDQVSVDAPQVPLAPVPTIVSRKLAMDMGGSWWSRWLGGARKADTRVREFAEILDREVEPVVAELCDNQAETYLMAGRAKIAEFVAQHCETLERLSKMGHESADNASEAREASVKAMKLALKRLESAIPRLETLVVREAPDLRLVENM